The nucleotide sequence TAGGCGGGGAACCGCTCGACGGTGGCGTCGAGGGCCTCGGGGAGGCCGGTCGTCTGGACCCAGACGACGCGGACGCCGTGGCGGCCCAGCTCGCAGGCCCACTGGCGGCACTGGCTCTCGATGGCGTCGAAGGTGACCCCGGTCCCGCCCACCTCGGGGATCGACAGCCGGCCGGTGGTCGCCGTGATGGCCATGATCACGCCCGACCCCCGCCGGGCCATATGGCGGGCGGCCGCCCTGGTGGTGAGGAACTGCGTGCGCATGGCGGTCACGATCGGCCGGGCGAAGTCCTCCAGCGACATCTCGAGCAGCGGGGCACCGTGGACGTCGCCGTGGCCGATGGCGTTGAAGGACACGTCGATGCCGCCGGCCCGCTCGGCAACGGCGTCGGCGTGCTCGTCGACGGCCCGTTCGTCGAGGGCGTCGACCCGCGCCGTCTCGACCTCAGCGCCCTCGCCGGAGAGCTCCCGGGCCACCTCGTCGAGGGTGGCGAGGGTGCGGCCGGCGAGGAAGACCCTCGCGCCCTCGCTGGCGAAGGCGCGGGCCACGGCGCGGCCGACCGACCCGGCGCCCCCGTAGACCACGGCGTTCTTGTGCTCGAGCAGCACCTTCGTCCTCCTTGGTGTCGAGTGCCGGACCGGGGATGGG is from Actinomycetota bacterium and encodes:
- a CDS encoding SDR family oxidoreductase, with the translated sequence PSPVRHSTPRRTKVLLEHKNAVVYGGAGSVGRAVARAFASEGARVFLAGRTLATLDEVARELSGEGAEVETARVDALDERAVDEHADAVAERAGGIDVSFNAIGHGDVHGAPLLEMSLEDFARPIVTAMRTQFLTTRAAARHMARRGSGVIMAITATTGRLSIPEVGGTGVTFDAIESQCRQWACELGRHGVRVVWVQTTGLPEALDATVERFPAYGTGSAMTRPELIGWMRRSTELDRLASLAEVGRAAAFLASDHAAAMTATGVNLTCGAVPAR